Within the Deltaproteobacteria bacterium genome, the region GAGAAACAGTCGGTTTGGCCATTTGATATTCCCTCGAAAGTCAAACGAGTAAAACTGAATCCAGCGGACATCCGCCATATTTCTGATCTTTACGATAATAGCATTTTCGCGATGGATCAGGAGTTTTCAACGCTGCTGAAGATCGTGCGTGAATTGGATCTCGAAAAAAACACCGTCATTATTTTCCAGTCTGAGCATGGCGAGGAGATGTTAGAGCAGGGCGAATATGCACACGATAATCTGTGGGACACGACGATTCATGCCCCATTGATCATTCATAGTCCCACCTTTAGTAAGCACGCAGGGACCTGGGTGGAGGGGCTCGCCTCTGGCGTCGATCTCGCCCCTACGATATACAGGCATTTGGGATTTAATCTTGGAAACGAGATTCGTTTTGATGGCGTTGAGCTTCTGGAAAAAGGGAGTCACGGCAAATTCAAAAGTGAACGAACAGAGGTGTTTCTTACACAAGTACCAATATGGGAAACGTTATGGTCCATTCGCGGCGATGAATGGTTGCTGGACGGCCTGCGAAAAGCGAATGCTTCAATGAATTTTCGCAATTACGGTGTTCGCACTGCAACTCATAAGTTGATTCATCGAAAGACGAGATTCATAAAAGCTATTCATTCAATGAGGAACTATTTTACGGGCGAAAATCAAATAGAGGATGAGTACGAGTTTTTTGATCTTCGCAAAGATCCCGAAGAAAAATTCAATCTTATGCGCGCGCCGCTTTCGGCTGAGAATAAGGTCGAGCTTGAAGCTCTAAAGACAAAGCTGAAAGAGTTTGATGAACGCATGCTCCGCCTGTCTCGCCTGAAGGATGGAACTAAGGATTTTCAGGAGTATTTCTAGGTCGGGCGCTGAGGCGCCGCCTAAGAAATGCGACGCATTTCTTAGGCGGTACCTATCTATTTCATACCGGCGGCCTTCAGCTCTGCCATAGTAAACAGAGCGTGAAGCTTGATGCCAGCGGCCGTTATTTTGTCGGACTTTCCCTCACTTCTATCGATAACACCGACGACGTCCGTGATGATTGCGCCATCAGCCCGAAGGTCGCCAGCGCTAATCACAACCTGGCCGCCGGTGGTGATGACATCTTCAATCAGAGTAATCTTTTTGCCCTTGATATCTGGTCCCTCGGCAAACCGACAAGTCCCGTAGTCTTTGGGCTGTTTTCGAACAAATACCACTTCGTGGCCCGATTCCATGGCGATCGCCGTGGCAATGGGAATTCCACCCATCTCAAGCGCGCCAAGAAGTTCGGTGTCTTTCGGGAGCATCGGGGCCAATAGCTTTGCGATTTCCCTAAGAACCGTGGGACGGCTTTCGAATTGGTACTTGTCGAAGTACTCGTTCGAGGTTTGACCGCTGCGAAGTTTAAACGTTCCGGTGCGGTGCGAAAGTTTAAAGACAGTTTTTGCGAGTTCATGTTTTGTCATTACCGGCTCCCTTTTGACCCTAAGTAGGTGGCACACACGATGCTTACTACTTGGTTCATCTGTGAGGGGCAACAGAAGCGAAGGGAAGCAGGGGCGAAATGGGGCCGAAATCGCAGCAAGAAAATGATCTTCGGGGGCCTTCTGGCGCGGATTCTGATTTTTCAGACCCTCTTGAAGGTGCACTTTTGAACTCGTCAGAGTCGATCGATCGATCTAGCCAGACGGCAGGGTCGCCCGAATCCTGGGCTGCGAAGCCGATCGCGCAAAAAGACAGATTAGATTTCGATGCGTTGAGAATTTTTGTCGTCCTTGCGTTGCTGACAGCGGCAATGGCGGTGGTGATGAAGTTCCTTTTTTAGTGGCAAAGGTGCCTCCAGCATTTTTGATACGCGCCGCGTTTCAAAAATGTAGGAGGTACCTTTTGATTACTTTGTTGAAACGAACGCGCCTTCGCAGCCCAGAAACTGGCCTCTTACCGAATTTAAGGCGGAACGAAGACTCATCGGTCTCGCAGGTACAACTTGTGGTATATGCCCAGTCTCTCGCATCCAATTCGCGAAAGACTCGAGGACGAAGGAGTTAGTTTCCCGAATCTGTGTTTGGCCAATACCTGGATGGTATTGGTTATCATTGATACCGATGTAAAGCTGACCAGTAGTCTTGTTGCCCTCTTTGATCGACAATAGGCCAACCATTGCCAAAGCATCATGGATCGGCATTGATTCAGTACCGGATTTATTCGTAAGGACGTCCGGACTCAGCTGATAAATCAAAGTGGGTGTAGTTCTGGCATTCCAGTATTCGAACGTCTCGAGCTTTGCTGCATCTTTTGGCGTTAGCGCAACTGACAGTCCATGGCGTTCTCGCAAGTAACGCGCGAGTCCCTGTCCACCCGAGTAGCCATTTGATTTCAACACCGCGTGGATCGTCTCCTTTGAGGTGGCTAATACCGAGGTGTCATATACCCAGCTCAGCGCGTGCAGCCATCTGATTCTCACGGTTGAGTCTTTAATAATCATATCTTTGAAAATCGAATCGACGTCTTCAATGGTAAGATGCTTTCTTGCCATCAATTCGACTAGTGCCCCCGTGCGAACTTGATAACGGAACGAGCTAGAGAATTCAGTTGCTCTTGCGAGATCGTACCGCTGCCGGCCATCCATCACGGGGTGCCTACGGACGAAATTAGCGTCAGCGGTAAATGCAGCTCGCACAATCGAGTCAATTTTTTGATTACCGAAGAGGTGTCTTAAATGTCGTATAAAATCGGCATTCTCACGAGTTGTTCTGAAATCACCGACTGCAGCGGCTAGTAGCTTAACGTCGACCTTCTCGATTCCTTGTTTTTTCGCCTCTTGCTTCGCTATTTCTAGCAAGTTCTGATTCACCGTCACTTGTTCATAGGGGCCTAGATACATTTGACCCTCCGAACCTGCGGCAAGGAAGAGGTTTCCGATCGCACGATGCGCATGATCGGCGTTTGGCAATCGGCTGCGAATTCCCATGATAAGCCGGTGCTCTTTCGTCGCGCTTTCAATTTTGGCACTTGCTTCGGCAGCAGAGAGTACTGCGCCAGCATGATAGCTCATCGGACTTAAGCCCTCAAGAGCTCGCAGAACTGTGAGCTCTAGCAGTTCGGGGTTTGATCGAAGGATTTGATACGGTTCGTAGCCAGGAATTCCTTTGGCGAATACTTCTGAACGAATCCATCGACTGCCCAACAAAAGTTGGCGAAAAAATTTAAGATCCCGTGTTGTCCAATATTTTAGTACTAACATACTAGTCGGAAGCATGTCTGGATCGGCCGATATTCGAGCGACAACAGACTTCCAAATTCCGGGTTGAGCGGCCTCGATGAGCGCAAAGTATCGGCGAAGATAAACGCCGCGTTCCGAGTAGCCGTCGATCAGCCCGTGCGAAAGATTCTTCGTGAAATATTCGACCGTACTCGGATGGTTTAATATAGCCATTGCCTGGCTGCGAAGCTCGTTTTTCATTGCAGAAAGCTTTGGGTCTCGCTCCAATCGCTCCAATAGGTGCACCAAGTTGCCGATTACCTCGGGTGAAAGCGTCGTTTGGCGTCGTCCATTGTCCCCACTTGCGTATTGATCATCACTTACGTGATCCCAATAGTTGTGGGGTGATGCTGTGAGTTCAATCATCACCGGGCCTATTTTTTCTATCAAAGCTTTCAATGCTTCGGGGTTGTTCGAGTAAAGCAAACGCGATAGCCAAGTGATCTGGAAATGTTTGAGTTCGTTAATATCGCTAGTTGAGTTGTCGACATAACTCTGTCCAAACGACTGACCTTCACGCCGGTATTGAAGGCTTCGTGGAAGAGATTGCTGCTGTTTTACATCAAACGCGCGGTCCACAATTCGTTCTTGTGCACCAAGCTGATATATCAAGTTTGCATTTTGAGTGCGCTCAGCTATCCGAGCCTGTAATGACACGGTATCAATGTTCGCCCAGGTGTAAGTTGATTGCGTCCGCAAAAGTCCTGCATAGTTTTGCAGATCGCCGGATTGCGCATTCACATCTTGCGAGATCGAGGCGCCGGAAACGAAGACCGCTAACCCTGTCAAAAACTTAAGCGCCTTCATTTCTTTCGTCTCCGGGAAAAAGTGTCTTCAAGAGTCATTTCGCTTTTTGGCAATCAGACTTTTGTGATGGCTGGGGATGCAATGTTTAGACAGACTCTCGACAGTCCTCAGGACAAATTGGCTATCTGACGGTGGGGCACGGGCAAAGTACACACATGCTAAATTGCCGAGATTAGGCACTTTGGAGGGCCTAAGTGGCGTTTTTGCGCCATTGCTTGAACTAAGGTAGGCAGGACTCGTTCAGCCAATTCGCAAATGCGGGTGTCGAATTTGTAATCGAGAACTCGATAATCGCCGGAGTTTCATAGCTGTGGTTGCTTTGAATGTGTTCGATGAGGGCAGCAGAGGTCTGTTCGATAGACTTAAAAATCACCGCGATTTCATTCGCTGACTCGATCGAGTTTTTCCAGCGATACACAGACAAATGCGCAGGGAAAATATTGGCGCAAGCAGCGAGGCGTTTTTCAACCGCAGAACGCGCGACTGTTTCGGCCATCTCCGCATCCGGGAAAACTGCGTATATGACGCGGCCCTTAACCAAATTGTAGGCGGTACCTTTTGTCATTTTTTGGATTCGGAGTCTTTGAAGACGCGGCTGCCGACAGATTTTTTCTGGCCCTGATATTTTCCGCGATAGGGGTTGAGTGCTTCTTGATCCATTTTGCAGAAGACCAGTTGGCAAATACGGCGGCCGGCTTTAAGCGTGATCGGTAGCGAATTTGCGTTGTACAACTCAAGTGTTATATTGCCTTCAAACCCCGGATCTACCCAGCCCGCGTTTTGAATAAAGAGCCCCAACCGGCCGATCGAGCTTCGGCCCTCAACGAACGCGGTGAGATCGTTTGGCAGCTTGATCCATTCCATTGTTGTCGCAAGGAGAAACGTGTGGGGAGGAATAGTGATCGTATCGCCTTCGAACTCGCGATATTTGATCTCAGAGTCCATGTCGATCGCCGTCATGTTGAAGCTTTCAACCATGAGAAAGTGGGTCCCGAGTCTGCAATCAACCGACGCCGGTTGAATGCTTTCTTGGGTGAGCGGTTCGACGACCAAGTCGCCGGCTTTAATCATCGTGGTCAGAGTTTTATCTGAAAGTATCATAGGGGAGCGAGACTAGGGTGCTGGTTCTAAAGACGCAAGCGGCGACGCAAGCCGAGAGACAAGCTATCTGCGTCGCTGCGGCCTCCGGCCTGCGTCTCGGGCGAGCCTCGCTCCTTCGAAGCTCTCGCCCTCGTTCGATGCAGCGGCATCGAAAGATCTGAAATATGCGGCCCCGATAAAAAAAGCCCCGGGAAGAACCGAGGGCTTTATAAAAGTGAGCTATTGCCGTTCGAGGTTTTATCCCCTGTCACCTAAGTGAGGGTTTCGGCTGCGAGACCTCGGAAGCGGGTCCCCTCGTACTCGAGGGTTCGAGCCCGGATGGCTCGAACCGCTTCCGCGAACACACGACGTGTGTGTCTCGCAGGCTAATCCCGAATGTTATCCTTTTTGTTCTGCTGCGCGCTTTTCGAGGTACTTCTTGTGAAGTTCGTCTTGGAGGTTGCGTGGTACTGGAGAGTACTTTGCAAATTCCATCGTGAATTCACCTTTACCTTGAGTCGCAGAACGCAGATCCGTTGAGTAGCCGAACATTTCTGTCAGCGGAACTTCCGCTGTGACAGTCACGCTGCCTTCCAAAGTTTGTGTACCTTGGATGACGCCGCGACGTTGGTTGATTCCGCCCATGACCGAACCTTGGTACTCTTCAGGAGCAACAGTTTCGAGTTTCATGATTGGTTCAAGCGCTACTGGGCCAGCGGCCATGTAGACTTCGCGAAGTGCTGCCATCGAAGCGATTTTGAACGCGAGGTAAGACGAATCGACATCGTGGTAAGCGCCGTCTTTCAACGTTACTTTCATGCCGACGATTGGGAAGCCAATCAATGGCCCTTTGACCATTTGCTCTTGGAAACCTTCGTCAACCGCAGGGATGAACTCCTTAGGAATACGTCCACCGACAACGTCATCTTCGAATTCGTACGCTTTTGGATCTTTGCCTTCTTCAACTTGAAGCGGCTCGATCGTACCAGAAATTTTAGCGTATTGACCCGATCCACCCGTTTGCTTCTTGTGAGTGTAATCGAAGTCAGTGACGCGAGAAATTGTCTCGCGGTACGCAACTTGTGGTTTACCAGCGATAACTTCGCAGTTGAATTCGCGCTTCATACGTTCGATGTAGATCTCCAAATGGAGTTCTCCCATCCCAGCGATGATCGTCTCGTTTGATTCTTCGTCACGCGAAACGCGGAACGTTGGATCTTCTTTGCGGAACTTCTGAAGAGCCTTCGAGAAGTTTGAAGCCGCGTCTTTCGACTTTGGCGCAACCGCAAGCGAGATAACCGCTTCTGGGATAAACATCGAAGACATAGCAACGTTGATCGAACCATCCGTGAACGTGTCGCCCGAAGCGCAATCAACACCGAACAATGCAACGATGTCGCCAGCCGACGCTTCGTCGATGTCGGCCATTTCGCTCGAGTGCATTCGAACCATGCGAGGGATTTTCACCTTCTTTTGGTTCGACGTGTTGATAATGAAGTCGCCCTTTTTCATCGTACCTTGATAAATACGCATGTAAGTCAGCTGACCATAGCGACCATCATCAAGTTTGAACGCGTACGCAACCAGCGGTTTTGCTGGATCTGTGATCATGGTGACTTTTTCTTCGCCCTTGTCGAGATCAAGGCCGGTGTTTTCTTTTTCAGTTGGGTTCGGGAGATAGTCCGAAATACCGTCGAGAAGCTTTTGGACTCCACGGTTTTTGTAAGCCGAACCACAGAACACAGGAACGAACTTCAAAGCAATCGTCGCTTTTCGAATCGCCGCTTTGACCTCGTCGTTCGACGGTTCTTCTTCCATCAAGAATTTTTCTGCGATGCTTTCGTCGACGTCTGCGAGCTTCGCGACGAGTTCTTGGCGATATTCTTTCGCTTGTTCTATCATGTCGGCGGGGATGTCTTTTTCGATAACTTTTTCGCCGTTGTCGCCTTCGTTGTAGAACGCGCGCATTGAGACGAGATCGACCACTCCTGCAAGCGTATCTTCAATACCGATTGGCAATTGAGTCATGACGGCATTCAAGCGAAGCTTTTCGCGAAGACCTTCCATGACACGGAAGGGGTTGGCACCAGAGCGATCGAGTTTGTTGACGAAGGCCAAGCGTGGAACGCTGTAGCGTTTCATCTGGCGATCGACAGTGATCGACTGCGATTGAACTCCAGCGACTCCGCACAGAACCAAAATCGCGCCGTCAAGAACGCGAAGCGATCGTTCAACTTCAACGGTGAAGTCGACGTGCCCGGGGGTGTCGATGAGGTTGAACGAAATGTCTTTCCATTCACCGAAGGTTGCCGCCGACTGGATTGTGATCCCTTTTTCTCGCTCGAGATCCATCGAGTCCATCGTCGCGCCGACACCGTCTTTGCCGCGAACTTCGTGAATCGCGTGAATGCGACCTGTGTAGAACAAAATTCGTTCTGACAAAGTTGTTTTACCCGAATCGATGTGTGCCGAAATACCGAAATTTCGGACCTTATCTAGAACTAATTTGTTCGCCATATCGCTCCATCTAACGGCCTAAAAGTTGGCCAAATAAACGCCTTGAAAATCTTGTGAATGAACGGTGTAGCATGGAGATTTTAACGCGTCTAGGGATGGCTTGAAGGTCCTGACAACTCTATAATTTGGTGGTGAATTCAAATGGCGATGGCTTTTTAGAGTGCCGTCGCCAAAATTGCTTCTTTTTAGGCAACAGGCGGTTTTTTTGGGCGACGCGCTAGCAACTGGAATGACTTTCACTGAGCGATTGCGGAATGAGGTATTTGGTTTCCGCGAATGGAGAGGCGAGCAGTCTGCGGTCCTACAGTCCTTGATAAATGGGAAAAGCGTATTGACCGTCATGCCGACTGGAATGGGCAAAAGTCTTTGCTACCAGATTCCAGCCGTTGCCGAGGCCTCGGCCGGCGTACTGGGTTATGGATTTGTTTTGGTCGTCTCGCCCCTCATAGCGTTGATGAAAGATCAAGTCGACTCATCGCGTCGAAAGGGGTTGCGAGCAGCGGCGATTCATTCGGCGATGTCACGGGAAGAACGAGAGCGAGTCTTAAACAAGCTTCGATCGGGCAAAGTGGCGAAAGACCACATTCAAATTTTGTATGCGACCCCGGAACGTTTTCGTCAGGAAGTTTTTTGGGAGGCGATTTCAGAAGCGAAGCAAAATGGTCTGCCGGTAAAGCTTCTCGCGATCGATGAAGCGCACTGCATTTCGACCTGGGGACATGACTTTCGGTTGGACTATTCTCGTCTTGGCGATCGCCGCGCGCGCCTGGGAAACCCGCTGACGTTGGCGCTGACGGCAACAGCCACAAAAGAAACTCAGACAGACATTCTTCGTGAGCTCGGGATGCAGGATGCCGACACCCATGTGTCCAGTGTGTGGCGACCAAATTTGGCCATCGAAGTTATCGAGACAGGGGGCCTTGATGAAAAGATCCGAGCCTTTGTTCTAAGTCGGCATCTGAACCCCGGTTCGACCATTGTGTACTTTGCTTTGATTCAAACATTGAAGAAGTTCAGCGAAGAAATCAGTCGCCTAGGGTTTGACCATTCTGTGTACCATTCGCAAGTCGGTGATAAAAACAGACGACTCGAGCAAGAAAACTTTCTCGGCGGCGCAACTGATTTGATGTTAGCGACGCCGGCGTTTGGTCTCGGCATCGACAAACCAGATGTTCGGCTGTTGGTGCATGCCGAGATTCCAGGTTCGATGGAAGCTTACTACCAAGAAATCGGTCGAGCCGGTCGCGACGGTAAGCGCTCTGCCTGTGTTGCGCTTTATGATCGGGACGATGTCTCTATTCAGTCGGACTTTGTAAAATGGTCGACGCCGGATCCGGGATTCATTCAAAGCGTGCACAATTTGATTTCGCGAAACGAATTGCGTGCGCGGCAAGAAGGCTTTGACTATTTGCGAAGCCAGATGAATTTCTACAATCGACGCGATTTCCGTGTGGAAACATCAGTCGCGCTATTAGAGCGCTGGGGGGCCCTGGAAGGCCGCGAACCGCGAGAATGGAAAGCTGTCGGCGATGTACCTACCGAGTATTTAGATCCGGATCGGTACCGAAAAAGTCTTCTTCACCGGCAAGAAAAACTCTCTCGCCTTGTTAGTTTTTTCGAAATGGGACCTGAAGAATTGGCCAGCCAAAAAGGTTGTCGATTGGCGGAAGTCGCTAAAGGCTTTGGCGAGAATTTAATAGACCGCCGCTGTGGAATTTGCGATTCCTGCCGTTAGCTGTCGCCGAGCGCGATCGGGCTTTTAAGCTTTTCAACCTTTTGAATCAGATTCTTTTCTAAGGCTTGAAATTGGCTTGCAAACATTGCTCCTAAAAATTTCCCAACGAAATTTCGGGGATGAACGAAACTCATTATTCCGAATTCATTTTTATCAATTTCAGTTGAATGGACCATTGCGTGAGCGACCATGTTGACAGTCGCGTTTGGTAAAAAACCGATTTCTAAAAGTGCGCGGTCTAGCAGAGAAGCAGTGTTCGAAGGAGCCTCTCCTGTTAAGGCGACTTCTGAGAGGCCAAAGCTGAACTGTCGTTTTGCGGCATCTGATTGGTCCAATTCGTTGAATGTCGATTGAAGTATTTGAAGTTCAGTCGTGTGGGCCCGCCTCATTATTTTAGACGCATCTAGTTCATTGAGCTGTATCAAAGTCGAATCGCGTTTTAGCAACGTTTCTACTTGGCCCAAAAGACGAGGGTGAGTTTTTACAGCCGACCTCATGAACTCACGATTGGCTTCAAGAGCAATGACTAGCACCATTGCGTCCAAAGCGGTTATTTCGGACTCCGTCGATGAGATGAGAAAGCGATTCGAATTTTTCCAGCTTTCAAAAACCTCGTTCAGCTTCTGGCTGAGACCTGCGTCCGTTTTCGCGGCGAGCGCCAGTTCTATTGACCAGGCGGCCCGTTGAATCGCACGTCCAGAGTGGAGGTTAAAGGTGCCAATCGATAGTGACCGCAATGAGACTGGCAAATTGCTTTGACCTTTATTCGTTATCAAACGTCCATAGGCCGGGAGCTGATTCATTCTTGCGACTATATGACGAGTGGAATTTAAGAATGTGACTTCCTCTGCATGTGCTTCCGTGCAGAAGTCGCGATTCTTGCGGCATTTTGGTGGAAGCTCATGCTGGGCTTTTTTTCGTGGCGGCGGCTGCAAGCAGTTTTCGGTCTTTGCAGCGTTCGTGTCTGAAGTGTTTTTTTCTAGAGAACAAGTTTTAGTTTCCCACGCTGGTACGGCGCTCAGCTTCGAAAGATATTGGTCTCCGATCACAGCGGCATTTTCATTTTCCTCCGCGAAAAGCCCTATGAGAGTTGTATAGGCTTCGTTGTGTGACGGAGCGACCCCAGGCTCTGATCCGAAATTGAGAATCGATTTTGCCTCAGGAGTGAGGTCGGAATCGAAGAGGTTCGAAAACATAACGACTAACAGAAGACTTATGAACAGTGCACCGATTCCGATGAATGTTCGACGTGCATAGGAGAGAAAAGTGTTCGAAGACTCAGTTTTTGATTTCATCGTCACAAATTAGATTGCCTAATTGCTTACGCGATATTCAATTCGCGAGGATCAGGCGGGAAGCTTGGCGATTGCGATTCAGAATTGAAACAGCCGGCGGATTTGACGCAAAAGCGTCCGCTTTGCAATCCCTGATATTTAATCTCACTAGTCAGGATTAAATAATAGAGAAATTAGATACTTAACGGCGTCGTGGCGCAGATCAGGCCCGAGTTGACATGGTGCATTACGGGTGATAAGACGGCGCATTCTTACTTGAGGTGTCTATGTTCAAAGTGCAACGAGTTTCAAATTTTTCCCTGACCGTGTCCGGGCTTTGCTTAGCCCTTTCTTCCATTTTTGCAAGCCAGGCACTCGCAACGGAAGCCGGCAAAGTTGAGTCGAAAGTTCTCTTCAATTGCAATCTGAATTTTACGGCGACTGGCCGCTCCGCCTACATCGTCGTTGGCGGAACGAACATTCAAGGTTCGGGCATGATGACGTGCTACGACTTTCTTAAAAATGTCATTGAGGACATCCCAATAAAAGTAACCATTCGCGGTCCGGGGGTTGGACTTGGCGTCACCGGACTTAACATTTCTGGCGGACAGCGCGGACTTGGAATAAGCGAAAGCCCGGATTCTCTTCTGGGAGACTATCTAGTTTTGCGCGGAAATGCTGCGGTGGGAGTCGGTGGAGCGGCTTCGACTGGAATCAGAATTGGCAAAGGTTCGATTCAATTGACTGCGCAGGTAGAGGCAACATCGGGCCTTGGTGCGGGACTAGATCTACTGACGTTTTCGATTGAACGGGACTCGTCTCGGGTCGCCACCAGCTCACCGGCAGCCATAGTTGCGAAACCTCCGGTCGAAACTCAAACAGTGGTCCCTGCCCAACAAGCGGTGATTGCCGCTCAACCGGCCGTCGTTCAAGTCTCTACCAGCCAAGTCATTGAACTTGTCGATCACAATGGTCGAAAAATAGGTCGCTATCAGTTTAAAACTAACTAAAACTAGTTTAATGATTTTGCCGGATGGCCTTTAAAGAATGGCTCGCTTGAAAGCTCCGGCGCTTGTGTCGAATGTTTTTCCGGACCCGCGATCAGCCGGACCGGATGGTTTGGTCGCAATCGGTGGTGATCTTAAGGTCGCTACCCTTCTTGAAGCATACAGACTAGGAATCTTTCCGTGGCCGCAAGAAGGCTTACCTCTCCTTTGGTTTTCTCCTATCGAGCGCGGTATCATCGATCTCAGCAGCGAGACAGTAATACCCACTCGATTTGCGAAAAAACTGAAGAAGTGGCTGGGCGATCGGCGACTTGAAGTTCGCTTAAACACGGCGTTCGAAGACGTCATTTCCTATTGTCGAGAAGCAGTTCGAAACGGCCAAGATGGGACATGGATTCTTGATGAGGTCGAAACCGCTTACTGCGAACTCCATCGCCAAGGGCATGCACATTCAATTGAAACCTACCTCGATGGGAAGCTGGCCGGCGGTCTCTACGGCGTTTTCGTCAATGGGGTTTTCAGCGGTGAAAGCATGTTCCACCATGAAACAGATGCGGGCAAAGTGGCGGTGGTCGTAATTTTGGATGAACTGAGGCGCGCCGGACTTGAATTTATCGATGTTCAGATGGTCACGCCGGTGGTTGCAATGTTTGGGGGACATCTAATTTCGCGAGAAGAATATCTGATGCGGCTTGAAATGGCGCAAAAGCAGTGGGACCGTAAAGTATGTCAATACGAGTGGGTGAGGGGAGCCGTGTCACTCTCGCATATCGCCTCCAAACTGAACGTGGGGACGTTTTAGAAGAACGCACTCCGGAAAATCCGTTTGAGTTTGTTTTCGGATCGGGTCAAACCCTTCCGGCTATTGAAAATGTTATTCGGGGAAAAACTGAGGGCTTCACTGCCTCGCTAGGCGTCGCTGCGAAAGAAGCTTACGGCGAGTTTGATGATCAACTGGTGGCGACAGTTTCGATTGCCTCTTTTCCCAAGCCTGAAGAAGTCCAAGTGGGAATGAAGTTTACGACACTTGGACCCGGCGGAGAAGAACTGGCAGTTAGAGTTGTCGAGGTTCTTGAAGACCAAGTCACCGTCGATGGCAATCACCCGCTTGCCGGCGTCGACATAGAAATTGATTTAATAATCTTAGGTGTTGAGCCTGATGGGCAAAATGAGTCTGAAAAAGCCGGTTCAGATTCAGAATCTGGAAATGATTCTGATTCTGGCGGGCGAATCTTGCACTAATGAATGATAAGCGCAGCAGGTTCAGCGTAGAAGTTGTGAAAGTCGCGCAACAGCAATCGGTAAAATCGCAACCAGCGAAAACGAAACGATTGCCATCCACCAAAGGGGATCGAGCACTGTGGAATGCGCAAGTGCCATCCACTTAGCAGGAGTCATTCTATAGCTCGCGTGTTTAAAGCCGCGGGCTGCCGCGAAATCAAAATTTGCAGGATGTGAGTAGTCGCTGGACCGAGTCGTTACGTACCTATCAAGCGCGTCCGCGAGCCCGCTAGGAAGGTTGCGAAAAACGAGACCTAGTTCCCAAAGATCGTCACTTTTGTTGGAAGCATCGAGGCGCGCCACGGTTGCGAAAAATGCAAATCGTCCGCGCTCGGGAACCGCAAGTTCCAGCTTTATCATTTCACCTTCATCAAGAAATCTTGAGCGCGCCGTCGTTTCGCGAATTTCAACCATTGCTCCACTTGCCGAAATATTTGCCAACCGCCCGTTTAAAATCGGACCATCTGTCGACTGGCCCTCTGCCAAGCGTACACGTCCGTCGTCCTCTGAGATGAGATTGTAGCGAGGCACTCGCGGATAGAGCGTATGGTCGTTGTACGGAGAAAAGGTTTTTACCGCATTAGACATGTAGTTCAATCGGCATAAATCGAACTCAGATTAAGGGGCTAATGCTGAGGAGGTGCCCTCGTCTCAAAATGTGGCGGAATGATCTTTTGCAGCCTCTACATACCCGATGCGTTTTGCGCCAACATGTCGAAGTTCGCTCTGGGCATAATCGCAATCGTGCCAACCGCCGGGCAGAA harbors:
- a CDS encoding RecQ family ATP-dependent DNA helicase, with the protein product MGDALATGMTFTERLRNEVFGFREWRGEQSAVLQSLINGKSVLTVMPTGMGKSLCYQIPAVAEASAGVLGYGFVLVVSPLIALMKDQVDSSRRKGLRAAAIHSAMSREERERVLNKLRSGKVAKDHIQILYATPERFRQEVFWEAISEAKQNGLPVKLLAIDEAHCISTWGHDFRLDYSRLGDRRARLGNPLTLALTATATKETQTDILRELGMQDADTHVSSVWRPNLAIEVIETGGLDEKIRAFVLSRHLNPGSTIVYFALIQTLKKFSEEISRLGFDHSVYHSQVGDKNRRLEQENFLGGATDLMLATPAFGLGIDKPDVRLLVHAEIPGSMEAYYQEIGRAGRDGKRSACVALYDRDDVSIQSDFVKWSTPDPGFIQSVHNLISRNELRARQEGFDYLRSQMNFYNRRDFRVETSVALLERWGALEGREPREWKAVGDVPTEYLDPDRYRKSLLHRQEKLSRLVSFFEMGPEELASQKGCRLAEVAKGFGENLIDRRCGICDSCR
- a CDS encoding leucyl/phenylalanyl-tRNA--protein transferase; translation: MARLKAPALVSNVFPDPRSAGPDGLVAIGGDLKVATLLEAYRLGIFPWPQEGLPLLWFSPIERGIIDLSSETVIPTRFAKKLKKWLGDRRLEVRLNTAFEDVISYCREAVRNGQDGTWILDEVETAYCELHRQGHAHSIETYLDGKLAGGLYGVFVNGVFSGESMFHHETDAGKVAVVVILDELRRAGLEFIDVQMVTPVVAMFGGHLISREEYLMRLEMAQKQWDRKVCQYEWVRGAVSLSHIASKLNVGTF
- a CDS encoding FKBP-type peptidyl-prolyl cis-trans isomerase, with protein sequence MSIRVGEGSRVTLAYRLQTERGDVLEERTPENPFEFVFGSGQTLPAIENVIRGKTEGFTASLGVAAKEAYGEFDDQLVATVSIASFPKPEEVQVGMKFTTLGPGGEELAVRVVEVLEDQVTVDGNHPLAGVDIEIDLIILGVEPDGQNESEKAGSDSESGNDSDSGGRILH
- a CDS encoding PilZ domain-containing protein encodes the protein MSNAVKTFSPYNDHTLYPRVPRYNLISEDDGRVRLAEGQSTDGPILNGRLANISASGAMVEIRETTARSRFLDEGEMIKLELAVPERGRFAFFATVARLDASNKSDDLWELGLVFRNLPSGLADALDRYVTTRSSDYSHPANFDFAAARGFKHASYRMTPAKWMALAHSTVLDPLWWMAIVSFSLVAILPIAVARLSQLLR